Proteins encoded in a region of the Magnetococcus sp. PR-3 genome:
- a CDS encoding ribonuclease D, which translates to MTSDPVAINAFVDDIDEAQLQRYMKSPFLAVDTETMGLDFNRDRLCVVQMCDVAGEVSVVQIRNYQAPRLKLLMEAQEVEKIFHFARFDLATMKKWLGIHINPVFCTKIASKLVRTYTGSHGLKDVSRELVGVEMDKQQQSSDWGAETLTPEQLQYAASDVIYLVEIRAKLVEMLKREGRMALAQQTMAFLPTRVELDLLGWNDHDIFSHSSK; encoded by the coding sequence ATGACCAGTGATCCTGTTGCCATCAACGCATTTGTAGATGATATCGATGAAGCGCAGTTGCAGCGCTATATGAAAAGCCCATTTTTGGCGGTTGATACCGAGACCATGGGATTGGACTTTAATCGAGACCGCCTATGTGTCGTGCAAATGTGTGATGTTGCCGGTGAGGTAAGTGTTGTACAGATCCGCAACTATCAGGCGCCTCGCTTAAAGCTGTTGATGGAGGCCCAAGAGGTTGAGAAAATTTTTCACTTTGCCCGGTTTGATCTGGCCACCATGAAAAAATGGTTGGGCATCCACATTAACCCTGTGTTCTGTACCAAAATAGCTTCCAAGCTGGTGCGCACCTATACAGGTAGCCATGGTTTGAAGGATGTCAGCCGTGAGCTGGTGGGTGTGGAGATGGATAAACAGCAACAATCCTCGGATTGGGGGGCGGAGACGCTAACCCCTGAACAGCTCCAGTATGCCGCCAGTGATGTCATCTATTTGGTTGAGATACGGGCCAAGCTGGTTGAGATGCTCAAGCGTGAGGGGCGTATGGCACTGGCGCAACAAACCATGGCCTTTTTACCGACACGGGTTGAGTTGGATCTACTGGGTTGGAATGACCACGATATTTTTTCCCACAGTTCCAAATAG
- a CDS encoding SDR family oxidoreductase — MDPRGSTALVTGAGRRIGAVIAQALAKAGMDVAVHYSGSEAGAQACCAHIHNLGRRAIPFAADLSDWDQAQHLLPRVVEQMGPVQVLVNSAAIFERSGVLDQDAQSWRRHMAINLEAPMLLMQAFAQQWPTPRHTDKPGRIVNILDRRVLAPPPGHLAYNAAKGGLWSLTRVAAAELAPQISVNGVGPGPILPAAGEPEGYFNELIATTPMQRGGTPEEVAAAVLYFIQNGFVTGQMICVDGGEHL; from the coding sequence ATGGACCCGCGTGGCTCTACAGCCTTGGTCACAGGAGCAGGACGCCGCATTGGTGCGGTGATCGCCCAAGCGCTGGCGAAAGCTGGTATGGATGTAGCGGTCCACTACAGCGGCTCGGAAGCAGGAGCTCAGGCCTGTTGTGCGCATATTCACAACTTGGGTCGCCGGGCAATACCGTTTGCCGCAGATCTGAGTGATTGGGATCAGGCGCAACATTTGTTACCTCGTGTCGTGGAGCAAATGGGGCCCGTACAGGTGTTGGTCAACAGTGCGGCGATTTTTGAGCGTAGCGGGGTGTTGGATCAGGACGCCCAAAGTTGGCGACGCCATATGGCCATTAATTTGGAAGCCCCCATGCTGTTGATGCAGGCTTTTGCCCAGCAGTGGCCGACACCGCGCCATACCGACAAACCTGGACGCATTGTCAATATCCTAGACCGCCGTGTTTTGGCGCCGCCTCCGGGTCATTTGGCATATAATGCGGCAAAGGGTGGTTTATGGAGCCTGACACGGGTTGCGGCGGCGGAGTTGGCACCGCAGATTAGTGTCAACGGTGTGGGACCAGGACCGATTTTGCCTGCGGCGGGTGAGCCAGAGGGCTATTTTAATGAGCTTATCGCCACGACACCCATGCAACGGGGTGGAACACCGGAAGAGGTGGCGGCGGCGGTGCTCTATTTTATTCAAAATGGCTTTGTCACCGGGCAGATGATCTGTGTGGATGGCGGCGAACATCTATAA
- the folB gene encoding dihydroneopterin aldolase has product MTTQQPLDRIQIKDLLLRCIIGIIDWERTTLQDVVINCTLHVDLRAAGASDDIDDTVNYKSLNKKIIELVEGSSFFLVEAMAEAIAKLGLEDPRVKLCEVTVEKPGALRFARSVGVTVVRGQDG; this is encoded by the coding sequence ATGACGACGCAACAACCGTTGGACCGTATTCAAATTAAAGATCTTTTGCTGCGCTGTATCATTGGTATTATCGATTGGGAGCGTACCACCCTACAGGATGTGGTGATCAACTGTACGTTACATGTCGATCTACGTGCTGCGGGTGCATCGGATGATATTGATGATACCGTTAATTATAAGAGCTTGAATAAAAAGATTATTGAGTTGGTCGAGGGCTCCTCTTTCTTTTTGGTGGAAGCCATGGCCGAGGCCATTGCCAAGCTTGGTTTGGAGGATCCACGGGTCAAGTTGTGTGAGGTCACGGTAGAAAAGCCAGGCGCACTGCGCTTTGCTCGATCGGTGGGTGTGACCGTGGTGCGGGGCCAGGATGGCTAA
- the folK gene encoding 2-amino-4-hydroxy-6-hydroxymethyldihydropteridine diphosphokinase translates to MAKKGSAPLQMVPCDGPLLIAFGANIDPHIHLQQGLQQLHERLGIVAISTVYRSEPLGGAPGDPPFLNGALQLKQAPKPWDLRYLLRQVEAAQGRVRGKNPNAPRTLDLDIALMGDQVIQAPPLRIPDPDLPQRAFLALPLAQLAPDWVHPQLGQTLAHIATTFNPLPLDMTVDADATRRLAQILT, encoded by the coding sequence ATGGCTAAGAAGGGTTCAGCCCCTCTACAAATGGTGCCGTGTGATGGACCGCTGCTCATTGCTTTTGGTGCCAATATTGATCCCCATATCCATCTTCAGCAGGGGCTGCAACAGCTGCATGAACGGCTGGGTATTGTTGCCATCTCCACGGTGTACCGTTCTGAACCCCTGGGTGGGGCACCTGGAGATCCGCCCTTTTTAAATGGTGCCTTGCAGCTTAAACAGGCACCTAAACCTTGGGATTTACGCTATCTGTTGCGTCAGGTTGAGGCAGCCCAAGGACGTGTACGGGGTAAAAACCCCAACGCACCTCGAACGTTGGACTTGGATATCGCCTTAATGGGCGACCAGGTGATTCAAGCCCCCCCTCTGCGTATTCCCGATCCAGATCTGCCCCAGCGCGCTTTTTTGGCCCTTCCCTTAGCCCAGTTGGCACCAGATTGGGTTCATCCCCAGTTGGGCCAGACCTTGGCGCACATTGCCACGACGTTTAATCCGCTGCCTTTGGACATGACGGTCGATGCAGATGCGACCCGTCGTTTGGCTCAAATACTCACTTAA
- a CDS encoding ATP-binding protein, producing the protein MGCLNCIRHGFLIGLIWAMGLLFPLIHTATAAPNPITVGVYQNKPMIFLDEKGEVQGLYKEVIEIIAQREGWNIEYRYGTWSELLEQLQKGELDLLGAIAYTPARDRTMDFSKESFFVNWGQVFTRQTGSIQSFPDLDGKKVGGLKGDIYAIKFMELVKKFDINVQMQMFDSYNYVLDAVQKGDIDAGVVNRLVGSVQSRRFHVSATPIVFNPVEVTLAVPEGKHGMLLATLEANLAAMKANKSSAFYEVFNRWLGGEKKKSMLPPWITQAFWVVVGIIIALLLLNFLLNRKVHSRTVRLKQEVAERQEAERALQRAHDDLERRVLDRTQELEVSELRFRNLFNASLVPLFRTPVEGGRVILANPALVQMFGFESVEEMIALHDPISSYADPKVRARFIEILQRDGRVESFDSELIRADGSHFFAEMSAILYPEADYLEGSIIDVTQRKRTERALLQAKQSAERANRAKSEFLATLSHEIRTPLNGIIGLLSALQESKLDLKQKEQVTLISRSSNLLLDLLNDILDFSKIEAGQLVLEQVPFQPLEMMADVCACLSENAAQKGVVLSHQTQGWIPPALLGDAVRIRQILLNLTNNAVKFTHQGEVAVHLWGLDDEPEILPAWVSLRFEVVDTGVGIAAADLERVFDPFCQADSAVNRHHSGTGLGLSICKRLVEVMGGEMWAESQEGQGSTFRFTLSLPPVELKPEQLEGAIDPDDVFPMRVLLVEDDPVNQMVAVELLESAGHKVDVAENGATGLVKAQEASYDLILMDIRMPGMDGITATRMLREFETAEGKGRVPILGLTADTLKDTLLACREAGMDDVLTKPVRVHVLAQRVASLGLDNQ; encoded by the coding sequence ATGGGTTGTCTGAACTGCATTCGCCATGGTTTTCTCATCGGCCTTATTTGGGCTATGGGTTTACTGTTTCCGCTTATCCATACGGCCACAGCGGCACCAAACCCCATTACTGTCGGGGTCTATCAAAACAAACCCATGATCTTTCTGGATGAAAAAGGGGAGGTCCAAGGTCTCTACAAAGAGGTTATCGAGATTATTGCCCAACGTGAGGGCTGGAATATCGAATACCGCTATGGGACATGGAGCGAGCTGCTCGAGCAGCTGCAAAAGGGGGAGTTGGATCTACTCGGGGCCATTGCCTATACCCCAGCCCGTGACCGTACCATGGATTTCAGTAAAGAGAGTTTTTTTGTCAACTGGGGGCAGGTCTTTACCCGTCAGACAGGCTCCATCCAATCGTTTCCAGATTTGGATGGTAAAAAAGTGGGGGGGCTTAAAGGGGATATCTATGCCATTAAGTTTATGGAGCTGGTCAAAAAGTTTGACATCAATGTGCAGATGCAGATGTTTGACAGCTATAACTATGTGCTGGATGCGGTGCAAAAAGGGGATATAGATGCCGGTGTGGTTAACCGCTTGGTAGGGTCTGTGCAAAGCCGCCGTTTTCATGTCAGTGCCACCCCTATTGTGTTTAACCCTGTTGAGGTGACCTTGGCGGTACCGGAAGGTAAACATGGGATGTTGTTGGCGACTTTGGAAGCCAACTTAGCGGCCATGAAAGCCAATAAAAGCTCAGCATTTTATGAAGTGTTTAACCGCTGGCTTGGGGGCGAGAAAAAGAAGTCGATGTTGCCTCCATGGATTACCCAAGCTTTTTGGGTGGTTGTGGGCATTATTATCGCGCTGCTGTTGCTTAACTTTTTACTCAACCGCAAAGTACACAGCCGTACGGTACGCCTAAAACAGGAGGTTGCCGAGCGCCAGGAGGCAGAAAGAGCCCTGCAACGGGCCCATGATGATCTGGAGCGTCGGGTCCTGGATCGTACCCAGGAGCTGGAGGTCAGTGAGCTGCGTTTTCGGAATTTGTTCAATGCCTCATTGGTGCCGCTGTTCCGTACCCCGGTTGAAGGGGGGCGGGTGATCTTGGCCAACCCAGCGTTGGTGCAGATGTTTGGCTTTGAGAGTGTGGAGGAGATGATCGCTCTGCATGATCCCATCTCCTCTTATGCCGATCCAAAGGTTCGGGCCCGGTTTATTGAAATCCTGCAACGGGATGGCCGGGTGGAGAGTTTTGATTCAGAGCTCATTCGAGCCGATGGCAGCCACTTTTTTGCGGAGATGAGTGCGATTCTCTATCCTGAGGCGGACTATCTGGAAGGCTCCATCATTGATGTTACCCAGCGTAAACGTACCGAGCGCGCACTCTTACAAGCCAAACAGAGTGCAGAACGGGCCAACCGTGCAAAAAGTGAATTCCTCGCTACCTTAAGTCATGAGATCCGTACACCCCTCAACGGTATTATTGGTCTGCTATCCGCTCTGCAGGAGAGTAAGCTGGATCTCAAACAGAAGGAGCAGGTGACCCTTATTAGCCGCTCGTCCAATCTACTGCTGGATCTGCTGAATGACATTCTTGATTTTTCCAAGATTGAAGCAGGCCAGTTGGTTTTAGAGCAAGTTCCTTTTCAACCCTTGGAAATGATGGCAGATGTTTGTGCTTGTCTGTCTGAGAATGCTGCCCAAAAAGGGGTGGTTTTATCGCACCAAACGCAAGGATGGATCCCTCCAGCCCTGCTGGGGGACGCTGTTCGTATTCGCCAAATTTTGCTTAATTTAACCAACAATGCGGTGAAGTTTACCCATCAAGGTGAAGTGGCTGTCCATTTATGGGGTTTGGATGATGAGCCAGAGATACTACCTGCGTGGGTCTCCTTACGCTTTGAGGTGGTTGATACCGGGGTGGGTATTGCGGCTGCGGATCTGGAGCGGGTCTTTGACCCCTTCTGTCAGGCTGACAGTGCGGTGAACCGCCACCATAGCGGTACCGGTTTGGGGCTCTCTATCTGTAAACGGTTGGTTGAGGTCATGGGTGGTGAGATGTGGGCGGAGAGCCAGGAAGGCCAGGGCAGTACCTTCCGCTTTACCCTCTCATTACCCCCTGTTGAGTTGAAGCCTGAACAGTTAGAAGGGGCGATTGATCCGGATGATGTCTTCCCCATGCGCGTGTTGCTGGTGGAGGATGATCCGGTTAACCAAATGGTCGCTGTCGAGCTGCTGGAGAGTGCTGGGCATAAGGTGGACGTGGCAGAAAATGGCGCCACGGGCTTGGTCAAAGCGCAGGAAGCCTCCTATGATCTTATTCTTATGGATATCCGCATGCCGGGTATGGATGGTATTACGGCAACCCGTATGCTGCGTGAATTTGAAACAGCGGAAGGTAAAGGGCGTGTACCCATACTCGGTTTAACGGCTGATACACTCAAAGATACACTACTGGCTTGCCGTGAAGCTGGTATGGACGATGTATTGACCAAGCCAGTTCGGGTCCATGTATTGGCTCAGCGGGTTGCTTCACTGGGGCTGGACAACCAATAG
- the trpA gene encoding tryptophan synthase subunit alpha: MSRPSALAGTIKAKLDKQDILLMSHIVLGYPSLEANREVIKAMVENGVDLMELQIPFSEPIADGPTIARANQASLDGGFKVKEGLQFIREVVAEFKIPFLIMTYTNILMAYGMEKFITEAADLGVKGLIIPDIPLEEATDLIAQSRQAGMDWVQLMTPTSQDERLVKIGAEADGFVYCVARRGVTGGKTAFDDSVGTFIKRCRVATHAPLAVGFGVRSPEDVAYLKGKAEIAVVGSAALDLHVKEGAEAVGQFFKGLRG; this comes from the coding sequence ATGAGTCGCCCCAGCGCCCTGGCGGGCACCATTAAGGCCAAGTTGGACAAACAGGATATTCTGTTAATGTCCCACATCGTCCTGGGTTATCCCTCCTTGGAAGCCAACCGTGAAGTGATCAAGGCCATGGTTGAAAATGGTGTGGATCTTATGGAGTTGCAGATTCCGTTTTCTGAACCCATTGCCGATGGTCCAACCATTGCTCGCGCCAATCAGGCCTCTTTGGATGGTGGTTTTAAAGTCAAAGAAGGGTTGCAGTTTATTCGTGAGGTAGTTGCCGAGTTCAAGATCCCTTTTTTAATTATGACCTACACCAATATTCTTATGGCCTACGGTATGGAGAAGTTTATTACCGAAGCCGCCGATCTTGGTGTGAAGGGGTTAATTATTCCTGATATTCCACTGGAAGAGGCCACAGACCTGATTGCACAAAGCCGCCAAGCTGGCATGGATTGGGTACAGTTAATGACCCCAACCAGCCAGGATGAACGCCTGGTTAAGATCGGTGCCGAGGCCGATGGATTTGTCTACTGTGTGGCCCGCCGGGGTGTGACCGGTGGTAAAACAGCCTTTGATGACAGTGTTGGAACCTTTATTAAGCGTTGCCGCGTGGCCACCCATGCCCCATTGGCTGTGGGTTTTGGGGTACGTAGCCCTGAAGATGTCGCCTACCTAAAAGGCAAAGCAGAAATTGCTGTCGTGGGTAGCGCTGCTCTGGATCTGCATGTCAAAGAGGGTGCCGAGGCCGTGGGTCAGTTCTTTAAGGGGTTGCGCGGTTAA
- the trpB gene encoding tryptophan synthase subunit beta, with protein sequence MSKGYFGAFGGAFIPEILHQTFSQLTADYEAARADASFWQEYLELMRNYSGRPTPLTYAENLSKAHGNRKVYIKREDLNQTGAHKANNVMGQGLLVRRMGKTRVIAETGAGQHGVATATMAARLGLECTIYMGAKDVARQRPNVFWMEQMGATVIPVTSGSQTLKDAVNEAMRDWVGSMDETHYVLGTACGAHPFPEMVSWFQSVIGHEAKAQILEQEGRLPDHVYACVGGGSNAMGIFQGFLDHKEVELIGVEAGGLGLDGHNHAARIASGKSTVGIAQGYKTYFLQDGDGQMRHTHSVAAGLDYVGVSPILADLHDSGRVRFEAATDVEVIEALKRMVKSEGIIPALESSHAVAGALKELPNLKEDAVVIINLSGRGDKDIFTIADALGDAKWKAYIQERAAIYAAEKGEEA encoded by the coding sequence ATGTCCAAAGGTTACTTTGGCGCCTTCGGTGGCGCATTTATCCCTGAAATTCTGCACCAAACCTTCTCTCAGCTTACAGCGGATTATGAAGCCGCCCGAGCCGATGCATCGTTTTGGCAAGAATATCTGGAGCTGATGCGTAACTACTCTGGCCGCCCTACGCCCCTAACCTATGCTGAAAATCTTTCCAAAGCCCATGGTAACCGCAAGGTCTATATCAAGCGGGAAGATCTGAATCAGACAGGCGCCCATAAAGCCAACAATGTCATGGGCCAAGGCTTGCTGGTACGCCGCATGGGTAAAACACGGGTTATTGCGGAAACCGGTGCGGGGCAGCACGGCGTAGCTACCGCCACGATGGCTGCACGGCTAGGCTTGGAGTGTACCATCTACATGGGTGCCAAAGATGTGGCCCGCCAACGTCCCAATGTCTTCTGGATGGAACAGATGGGGGCAACGGTTATACCTGTAACCTCTGGTTCACAAACCCTAAAAGATGCCGTTAATGAAGCCATGCGCGACTGGGTTGGCAGCATGGATGAGACCCACTATGTCTTGGGCACCGCCTGTGGAGCGCACCCCTTCCCTGAGATGGTCTCCTGGTTCCAGTCGGTTATTGGTCATGAGGCCAAAGCGCAAATCTTGGAGCAAGAGGGCCGCTTACCCGATCATGTCTATGCCTGTGTGGGGGGTGGATCCAACGCCATGGGGATCTTCCAAGGCTTTTTGGACCACAAAGAGGTTGAGCTGATTGGCGTGGAGGCCGGTGGTTTGGGGCTGGATGGCCATAACCATGCCGCACGGATTGCTTCGGGTAAAAGCACCGTGGGCATTGCCCAAGGCTATAAAACCTACTTCTTGCAAGATGGTGATGGCCAGATGCGTCATACCCACTCTGTTGCAGCTGGTTTGGACTATGTGGGGGTTTCGCCCATCCTTGCCGACCTGCACGACAGTGGCCGGGTCCGTTTTGAAGCGGCCACCGATGTGGAGGTCATTGAGGCGCTAAAACGAATGGTGAAATCCGAGGGGATCATCCCTGCGTTAGAATCCAGCCATGCTGTTGCGGGTGCCCTTAAGGAACTGCCCAACCTAAAAGAGGATGCTGTGGTGATCATCAACCTCTCTGGCCGGGGTGATAAAGATATCTTTACCATTGCCGATGCATTGGGGGATGCCAAGTGGAAAGCCTACATTCAAGAGCGGGCTGCCATCTACGCGGCAGAAAAGGGAGAAGAAGCATGA
- the galU gene encoding UTP--glucose-1-phosphate uridylyltransferase GalU, which yields MKVRKAVFPVAGLGTRFLPATKVVPKEMLSVVDTPLIQYAVEEAWAAGIEEIILVTGRGKSLLMDQFDHMFELEDTLRRRGKEVLLSISHEPIPDAGTVVATRQQEPLGLGHAVWCARYLVGDEPFAVILPDDLVHAQKPVLKQMVERFEQLQSSMMAVMEVDPDQTNKYGILDGGAEKNGVWPVKGLVEKPDPAEAPSNLAIIGRYILTPEIFTLLETIPRGAGGEIQLTDAMAELLKTQSIYGFRFDGTRYDCGDKAGFQMASLALSMERDELKGKMLEFIQANLADWSKT from the coding sequence ATGAAGGTTCGTAAGGCAGTTTTTCCAGTTGCAGGTCTTGGTACACGATTTCTTCCCGCCACTAAGGTGGTGCCTAAGGAGATGCTGTCGGTGGTCGATACCCCACTGATTCAGTATGCCGTGGAGGAGGCTTGGGCCGCAGGGATTGAAGAGATCATTCTGGTGACCGGTCGGGGTAAAAGCCTGCTGATGGACCAGTTTGACCATATGTTTGAGCTGGAAGATACTTTGCGCCGCCGTGGTAAAGAGGTTTTGCTCAGTATCTCCCATGAACCGATCCCGGATGCGGGGACGGTTGTTGCAACCCGTCAGCAGGAGCCACTGGGTTTGGGGCATGCGGTATGGTGTGCCCGTTATTTGGTGGGGGATGAACCGTTTGCCGTTATTCTGCCTGATGATCTGGTTCATGCTCAAAAGCCAGTCCTAAAGCAGATGGTGGAGCGTTTTGAGCAGCTACAATCCAGTATGATGGCGGTTATGGAGGTTGATCCTGACCAGACCAACAAATATGGCATTTTGGATGGTGGCGCTGAGAAGAATGGTGTCTGGCCTGTCAAAGGTTTGGTGGAAAAACCGGATCCAGCCGAAGCACCTTCCAATTTGGCGATTATTGGACGCTACATTTTAACACCAGAAATTTTCACCCTGCTGGAAACCATTCCCCGTGGAGCTGGGGGTGAAATTCAATTGACCGACGCCATGGCAGAGCTGCTTAAAACACAATCGATCTATGGCTTCCGTTTTGATGGCACCCGGTATGACTGTGGGGATAAAGCTGGTTTCCAAATGGCGTCTCTGGCATTAAGCATGGAGCGGG